In the Nothobranchius furzeri strain GRZ-AD chromosome 15, NfurGRZ-RIMD1, whole genome shotgun sequence genome, one interval contains:
- the LOC107390657 gene encoding uncharacterized protein, producing the protein MACCVATGCSNRSNRKDLSFYRFPKDLERRTLWISAVNRGEWEPTEYSRLCSQHFISGEKSNDPQSPDYVPSLFGSDKTQKSSKQRAAKRIERSAMKLKKRDQKDRLTAASVLLGLAMAAAPADVTDQQNTEQSDQDILNDLLPDLQTDVQEEITDPADVQEEDELEEISDEEPETITELPPPEAHLQMNVKDQREGTDDHNYFISSATCDKGTQCNKEPLYRHLLRTDMLCRLYTGLSLSAFHQLTRNLLPFNAQIFELDPIDQLLMTLMKLKLNLLLEDLAERFGVCPSGVSRIVSHWIDLMEICMKSYIPWLSKETIAGTMPQFFKSHYPGTTCIVDISEIKLKKPRRLDCWGDSFVRYDDEDTVKFMVAFAPCGLIMFISGAYGGKCSDTFIASDSGFLRYLQPLDEVMVERNFMISDALNEKGVKLVIPACSKGLTRFNKDSAQKTSVYNVTIHMERVICRLKYYRILSESMPSSLTSKTDQILRICAALCNIRGENLHEELE; encoded by the exons ATGGCTTGTTGTGTAGCCACGGGGTGCTCCAATCGTTCGAACAGAAAGGATCTGTCGTTTTATCGCTTTCCGAAGGATCTAGAGCGAAGAACTTTATGGATTTCAGCCGTTAATCGTGGAGAGTGGGAGCCCACGGAGTACTCCAGATTGTGTAGTCAACATTTCATTTCCG GGGAAAAAAGCAACGACCCGCAGTCTCCAGACTACGTGCCATCTTTATTTGGCTCCGATAAAACGCAGAAGAGTTCAAAACAAAGGGCAGCCAAGAGGATCGAGCGTTCAGCCATGAAATTAAAGAAACGCGATCAG AAAGATAGGCTGACGGCTGCTAGTGTGCTGCTGGGTCTGGccatggctgctgctccagctgacGTCACTGACCAGCAAAACACAGAGCAAAGTGATCAAGACATACTAAATGATCTCCTACCAGACCTACAAACAGACGTTCAGGAGGAAATCACTGATCCAGCAGATGTGCAGGAAGAAGATGAACTGGAGGAGATTTCAGATGAGGAGCCTGAAACAATAacag AACTTCCTCCACCTGAAGCTCACCTACAGATGAATGTGAAGGATCAGAGGGAGGGCACTGATGATCACAATTACTTCATAAGCTCAGCTACATGTGACAAAGGGACGCAGTGCAACAAGGAGCCCCTTTACCGACACCTGCTGCGTACAGACATGCTGTGTCGTCTGTACACCGGCTTGTCTCTCAGTGCTTTCCACCAACTCACCAGGAACCTCTTGCCCTTTAACGCTCAGATCTTTGAGCTGGACCCCATTGATCAGCTGCTGATGACGCTGATGAAGCTCAAGCTCAACTTGCTCCTGGAGGATCTGGCAGAGAGGTTCGGCGTGTGTCCGAGCGGCGTGAGTAGAATAGTGTCACACTGGATTGACTTGATGGAAATATGCATGAAAAGCTACATCCCGTGGCTGTCCAAGGAGACGATAGCTGGAACGATGCCCCAGTTCTTCAAAAGCCACTATCCTGGTACCACCTGCATTGTGGACATCTCAGAAATCAAATTGAAGAAGCCCAGGCGGCTGGACTGCTGGGGGGACTCCTTCGTGCGTTACGACGACGAGGACACAGTGAAGTTCATGGTTGCCTTTGCACCTTGCGGGCTGATCATGTTCATCTCTGGAGCATACGGAGGGAAATGCAGCGACACATTCATCGCCTCTGACTCGGGATTTCTCAGGTACCTCCAGCCTCTGGATGAGGTGATGGTTGAAAGGAACTTCATGATAAGTGACGCACTGAACGAGAAGGGAGTGAAGCTGGTCATCCCCGCTTGCTCAAAAGGACTCACCCGATTCAACAAGGACTCGGCTCAAAAGACAAGTGTCTACAACGTGACAATCCACATGGAGCGCGTGATTtgtaggctgaaatattacaggatctTGTCAGAGAGCATGCCTAGCAGCCTgacttcaaagactgatcagatccTGAGAATCTGCGCCGCTCTGTGTAACATACGTGGAGAGAACTTGCACGAGGAGCTAGAATGA
- the LOC107390656 gene encoding oxysterol-binding protein-related protein 2 yields the protein MSNEDEFYDAVTGLDSDESYEGLSEASFKDAKGFDCSTQKNNGSVRHENGIKKHRSSLPAPMFSRNTVSVWSILKKCIGLELSKITMPIVFNEPLSFLQRISEYMEHTYLINRACSLSNSLERMQAVAAFAVSAVASQWDRTGKPFNPLLGETYELVREDQGFRLISEQVSHHPPVSAFHAESLSGDFIFHGSIYPKLKFWGKSVEAEPKGTITLELLKHNEAYTWSNPYCCVHNIILGKLWIEQYGTVEIVNHRTGEKCVLNFKPCGMFGKELHKVEGYIQNRNKKKLRAIYGKWTECMWSVDPQAYEDHKKSEKKGDNKTKKNGEPEKTENDEADDMPEVLETVSVVPGSTLLWRIESRPAHSAMMYNFTNFAVSLNELEPGMESILAPTDCRFRPDIRAMENGNIDEASRQKERLEEKQRAARKERAKRDEEWRTRWFQKGTNPYTNSEEWIYTGGYFDRNYQNLPDIY from the exons GCCTGGATTCAGATGAGTCATACGAAGGCTTGTCGGAGGCCAGTTTCAAAGATGCAAAGGGTTTTGATTGCAGCACTCAGAAAAACAATGGATCCGTACGACATGAGAACGGTATTAAGAAGCACAG GTCCTCTTTACCGGCGCCCATGTTTTCTAGAAACACTGTCAGTGTCTGGAGCATCCTGAAAAAATGTATCGGACTG GAATTGTCCAAGATCACAATGCCCATCGTCTTCAATGAACCCCTGAGCTTTCTGCAGAGGATCTCAGAATACATGGAACACACTTACCTCATCAACAGAGCCTGCTCGCTGTCCAACTCCCTAGAGCGCATGCAG gcagTCGCTGcttttgctgtgtcagcagttGCATCTCAGTGGGACAGGACTGGAAAACCCTTCAACCCACTGCTAGGAGAGACCTATGAACTCGTCAG AGAGGACCAGGGTTTCCGTCTGATATCCGAGCAGgtatcccatcatcctccagtcagtgCCTTCCATGCAGAGAGCCTTTCCGGGGACTTCATCTTCCATGGCTCCATCTACCCAAAACTCAAGTTCTGGGGCAAAAGTGTTGAAGCTGAGCCCAAAGGAACAATCACTCTAGAGCTACTCAA ACACAATGAGGCGTACACGTGGAGCAACCCTTACTGCTGTGTACATAACATCATCCTGGGCAAACTGTGGATTGAACAGTACGGCACGGTGGAAATAGTCAACCACAG AACAGGAGAAAAGTGCGTGTTGAATTTCAAGCCTTGCGGGATGTTTGGAAAAGAGTTGCACAAAGTGGAGGGATACATCCAAAACAGGAA CAAAAAGAAACTCCGTGCTATTTACGGGAAGTGGaccgagtgcatgtggagcgtcgACCCTCAGGCTTACGAGGACCACAAGAAGTCTGAGAAGAAAGGCGACAATAAGACCAAAAAGAAT GGAGAACCGGAGAAAACGGAAAATGATGAAGCAGACGATATGCCTGAAGTCCTCGAGACGGTGTCTGTGGTACCAGGAAGCACTTTGTTGTGGAGGATAGAGTCCCGACCCGCACACTCTGCTATG ATGTATAACTTTACAAACTTTGCGGTGTCTCTAAATGAGCTGGAGCCTGGCATGGAGTCCATCTTGGCACCCACAGACTGTCGCTTCAGGCCTGACATCAGAGCCATGGAGAACGGAAACATAG ATGAGGCGAGTAGGCAGAAAGAGAGACTGGAGGAGAAACAGAGAGCTGCCAGGAAGGAGAGAGCCAAGCGGGACGAGGAGTGGAGGACAAG GTGGTTCCAGAAGGGCACAAACCCATACACCAACTCCGAGGAGTGGATCTACACCGGCGGCTACTTCGACAGGAACTACCAGAACCTGCCCGACATCTACTGA